One genomic segment of Streptomyces niveus includes these proteins:
- a CDS encoding SAM-dependent methyltransferase — MTGIRPATGSRPARVPRPRPSSGAAHRLLPIAEQLLGGPLPLRLRAWDGSVAGPADAPVVVLRSRRALRRLVRQPDELGLAQAYITGELDIEGDLTDGLRTVWGAARERGLRPPKLSLTDRARAVGTMVRLGAVGPRPPVPSSQARLGGALHSKARDRAAISHHYDLSNDFYALLLDETMAYSCGYWTQDEHEGGGGGGVHVDGEDEDGRERGYGPADAQRDKLELVCRKLGLAPGSTLLDIGCGWGSLALYAAETYKTRVTAVTLAAEQARYVTEQVAARGLTELVEVRLSDYREIRAGSYDAVSTIEMGEHVGDAEYPGFTATIHRMLRPGGRVLVQQMSRGAVAPGGGAFIESYIAPDMHMRPLGDTVSLLEGAGLEVRAVESIREHYTRTIRAWHRTLEERWAEFGALVGEETARVWRLYLVGSALAFEERRMGVDQILAVRPSECGDSGMPPTPRRWYEEGDAR, encoded by the coding sequence ATGACGGGAATCCGACCGGCGACGGGCAGCCGCCCCGCGCGTGTGCCACGACCGCGCCCCTCCTCGGGCGCCGCCCACCGGCTCCTGCCGATCGCCGAACAACTCCTCGGCGGGCCGCTGCCGCTGCGGCTGCGCGCCTGGGACGGCAGCGTCGCCGGCCCCGCGGACGCCCCGGTCGTCGTCCTGCGCTCACGCCGCGCACTGCGCCGACTGGTCCGGCAGCCCGACGAACTCGGCCTGGCCCAGGCGTACATCACCGGTGAACTCGACATCGAGGGCGACCTCACCGACGGGCTGCGCACCGTCTGGGGCGCGGCGCGCGAGCGAGGGCTGCGCCCGCCGAAGCTCAGCCTGACCGACCGGGCGCGGGCCGTCGGCACCATGGTGCGGCTCGGCGCGGTCGGGCCGCGCCCGCCCGTACCGTCCTCGCAGGCCAGACTCGGCGGCGCCCTGCACAGCAAGGCACGTGACCGGGCGGCGATCAGCCATCACTACGACCTCTCCAACGACTTCTACGCCCTGCTGCTGGACGAGACCATGGCGTACTCCTGCGGCTACTGGACGCAGGACGAGCACGAGGGCGGGGGCGGGGGCGGGGTCCACGTAGACGGAGAGGACGAAGACGGGCGCGAGCGGGGTTACGGCCCCGCCGACGCCCAGCGCGACAAGCTGGAGCTGGTCTGCCGCAAGCTCGGTCTCGCTCCCGGCTCGACGCTGCTGGACATCGGCTGCGGCTGGGGCTCCCTCGCCCTGTACGCAGCCGAGACGTACAAGACGCGGGTGACCGCCGTGACGCTCGCCGCCGAGCAGGCGCGGTACGTGACCGAGCAGGTCGCCGCGCGCGGCCTGACGGAGCTGGTCGAGGTGCGGCTCTCGGACTACCGTGAGATCAGGGCCGGTTCGTACGACGCGGTGTCGACCATCGAGATGGGCGAGCACGTCGGCGACGCCGAGTACCCCGGATTCACCGCCACGATCCACCGGATGCTGCGGCCCGGCGGAAGGGTGCTGGTGCAGCAGATGTCGCGGGGCGCGGTGGCGCCGGGAGGCGGGGCGTTCATCGAGTCGTACATCGCGCCCGACATGCACATGCGCCCGCTCGGCGACACCGTCTCGCTGCTGGAGGGCGCCGGGCTGGAGGTGCGGGCCGTGGAGTCGATCCGCGAGCACTACACGCGCACGATCCGCGCCTGGCACCGCACGCTGGAGGAACGCTGGGCGGAGTTCGGCGCCCTCGTGGGTGAGGAGACCGCGCGCGTCTGGCGGTTGTACCTGGTGGGCAGCGCCCTCGCCTTCGAGGAGCGCCGGATGGGTGTGGACCAGATCCTGGCCGTACGCCCCTCGGAGTGCGGGGACAGCGGAATGCCGCCCACCCCTCGGCGCTGGTACGAGGAAGGTGATGCGCGGTGA
- a CDS encoding anti-sigma factor, whose translation MSTAELHTLTGAYALHALEADERAEFERHLEVCPACAQEVAELAATTTRLGLAVAVTPPAELKARVLRRIATERQEPPKVTPESRGAGGGAGAARGRALSRFALAACLAAAAGFGGIAVWQHQEAQEAGERASASQQRAEALAAVLAAPDAKIRTGGLTDGATGTVVVSRAQDKAAFIASGMPKPPGGKVYQLWFNDDGTMRDAGLMDPSATSGSVLMAGSVGAASGMGITVEPAGGSPQPTSDPVALMNFPT comes from the coding sequence ATGAGCACCGCTGAACTGCACACACTGACCGGCGCCTACGCGCTGCACGCGCTGGAGGCCGACGAGCGCGCCGAGTTCGAGCGGCATCTGGAGGTGTGCCCGGCCTGCGCCCAGGAGGTCGCCGAACTGGCCGCCACCACCACGCGGCTGGGGCTGGCTGTGGCGGTCACGCCGCCGGCGGAGCTGAAGGCGCGGGTGCTGCGGCGGATCGCCACCGAGCGCCAGGAGCCGCCCAAGGTCACACCGGAGTCCCGTGGCGCCGGTGGCGGGGCCGGGGCCGCCAGGGGGCGCGCGCTGTCGCGCTTCGCGCTGGCCGCCTGCCTCGCCGCGGCGGCCGGATTCGGCGGGATCGCCGTCTGGCAGCACCAGGAGGCCCAGGAGGCCGGCGAGCGGGCATCGGCCTCGCAGCAGCGGGCCGAGGCACTGGCCGCCGTACTCGCGGCGCCCGACGCCAAGATCAGGACGGGCGGGCTCACCGACGGCGCGACCGGCACGGTCGTCGTGTCGCGCGCCCAGGACAAGGCGGCGTTCATCGCGTCCGGCATGCCGAAACCGCCCGGCGGCAAGGTCTACCAGCTCTGGTTCAACGACGACGGCACGATGCGGGACGCGGGGCTGATGGACCCCTCCGCCACATCGGGCTCGGTGCTGATGGCCGGTTCCGTCGGGGCGGCTTCGGGGATGGGCATCACCGTCGAACCGGCGGGCGGCTCACCGCAGCCGACCTCCGACCCGGTGGCGCTGATGAACTTCCCGACCTGA
- a CDS encoding 5'-3' exonuclease translates to MLLDTASLYFRAYFGVPDSVRAPDGTPVNAVRGLLDFITRLVQDHHPDDLVACWDADWRPQWRVDLIPSYKAHRVAVETPEGPDEEETPDTLAPQVPIIEAVLDALGIARVGVAGYEADDVIGTLAGAATGPVDIVTGDRDLYQLVDDARGVRVLYPLKGVGSLQLTDEAWLREKYGVAGSGYVDLALLRGDPSDGLPGVPGIGEKTAAKLLDAFGDLAGIMAAVDDPRSGLTPSQRKRLDEARDYVAVAPTVVRVAGDVPLPDFDPALPSEPLDPETLDALAARWGLNNALHRLLTVLGK, encoded by the coding sequence ATGCTCCTCGACACCGCTTCCCTCTACTTCCGGGCCTATTTCGGGGTCCCCGACTCGGTGCGCGCTCCCGACGGCACACCTGTCAACGCGGTCCGGGGCCTGCTCGACTTCATCACCCGGCTCGTCCAGGACCACCACCCGGACGACCTCGTGGCCTGCTGGGACGCGGACTGGCGGCCGCAGTGGCGGGTGGATCTGATCCCGTCGTACAAGGCGCACCGTGTGGCGGTGGAGACGCCGGAGGGGCCGGACGAGGAGGAGACCCCGGACACCCTGGCGCCGCAGGTGCCGATCATCGAGGCCGTGCTGGACGCGCTGGGCATCGCCCGCGTCGGCGTGGCGGGGTACGAGGCGGACGACGTGATCGGCACCCTCGCCGGCGCCGCGACCGGCCCGGTCGACATCGTCACCGGCGACCGCGACCTCTACCAGCTGGTGGACGACGCCCGCGGCGTACGGGTGCTGTATCCGCTCAAGGGCGTCGGATCGCTCCAGCTGACGGACGAGGCGTGGCTGCGCGAGAAGTACGGGGTGGCCGGCTCCGGCTATGTCGATCTGGCGCTGCTGCGGGGCGATCCGAGCGACGGGCTGCCCGGCGTGCCCGGGATCGGTGAGAAGACGGCGGCCAAGCTGCTGGACGCCTTCGGTGATCTGGCGGGGATCATGGCGGCGGTCGACGATCCCCGTTCGGGGCTGACGCCCTCGCAGCGCAAGCGGCTGGACGAGGCCAGGGACTACGTGGCCGTCGCGCCGACGGTGGTGCGGGTCGCCGGGGACGTTCCCCTGCCGGACTTCGACCCGGCGCTGCCCTCCGAGCCGCTCGATCCGGAGACGCTGGACGCGCTGGCGGCGCGCTGGGGTCTGAACAACGCGCTGCACCGGCTGCTCACCGTGCTCGGAAAGTGA
- a CDS encoding sigma-70 family RNA polymerase sigma factor — MKQAVHIGGPASAGPDLQELLGQVARGDQEAFARVYDMVCGPVLGLVRSVLRDPAQSEEVTQEVLLEVWRSAPRFQASRGSGMTWVLTLAHRRAVDRVRSAQASSDREHRAALLDRTPAFDEVTEQVESRLEREQVRRCVRTLTELQRESVTLAYYQGLAYREVAELLSVPLGTVKTRLRDGLIRLRDCLGVSA, encoded by the coding sequence GTGAAACAAGCCGTGCATATCGGCGGCCCCGCTTCTGCCGGGCCGGACCTGCAGGAATTGCTGGGCCAGGTGGCCCGGGGCGACCAGGAAGCCTTCGCCCGTGTGTACGACATGGTCTGCGGGCCCGTACTCGGACTCGTCCGCTCCGTCCTGCGCGACCCGGCCCAGTCCGAGGAGGTGACCCAGGAGGTCCTGTTGGAGGTCTGGCGCAGCGCCCCGCGCTTCCAGGCGTCCCGCGGCAGTGGTATGACCTGGGTGCTGACCCTCGCGCACCGGCGCGCGGTGGACCGGGTCCGCTCGGCCCAGGCGTCGAGCGACCGCGAGCACCGGGCGGCGCTGCTGGACCGGACACCGGCCTTCGACGAGGTCACCGAACAGGTCGAGTCCCGGCTGGAGCGCGAGCAGGTACGGCGCTGTGTCCGTACCCTCACCGAACTCCAGCGCGAGTCGGTCACGCTCGCCTACTACCAGGGGCTCGCGTACCGGGAAGTCGCCGAACTGCTCTCCGTGCCGCTCGGCACGGTCAAGACACGACTGCGCGACGGCCTGATCCGGCTGCGCGACTGCCTGGGGGTGAGCGCATGA
- a CDS encoding DUF1295 domain-containing protein: protein MSGYPWGAFGQGIGFAALAAFAVMLVTFAIAVAKGLHRIVDIAWGIGFTAVAVTGYAVSAGEGDDARRLLVTVLTAVWGLRLAVHIARRGRGHGEDARYEAMLAKAPGNRNLYALRMVYLLQGLLVVLVSLPVQAAQYIPGGLGLGPVAFAGCALWLVGVLFEAVGDAQLARFKADPANKGRIMDRGLWSWTRHPNYFGDFCVWWGLFLIVCDDPVVAAATLVSPLVMSYLLVGGSGKRLLERHMARRPGFAEYAARTSGFFPLSPRKAG, encoded by the coding sequence GTGAGCGGATATCCCTGGGGCGCGTTCGGTCAGGGGATCGGCTTCGCGGCGCTCGCCGCGTTCGCCGTCATGCTCGTGACCTTCGCGATCGCCGTCGCCAAGGGCCTGCACCGGATCGTCGACATCGCCTGGGGGATCGGCTTCACGGCGGTGGCCGTGACCGGTTACGCGGTGTCGGCGGGGGAGGGGGACGACGCGCGCCGGCTGCTGGTCACCGTACTGACCGCCGTCTGGGGGCTGCGGCTGGCCGTCCATATCGCCCGGCGGGGGCGGGGGCACGGCGAGGACGCGCGGTACGAGGCGATGCTCGCCAAGGCGCCGGGCAACCGGAATCTGTACGCGCTGCGCATGGTGTATCTGCTGCAGGGGCTGCTGGTCGTGCTCGTCTCGCTGCCCGTACAGGCCGCGCAGTACATCCCCGGCGGCCTCGGCCTCGGCCCGGTCGCGTTCGCGGGCTGTGCGCTCTGGCTCGTCGGTGTGCTCTTCGAGGCGGTGGGTGATGCCCAACTCGCCCGGTTCAAGGCCGATCCGGCGAACAAGGGCAGGATCATGGACCGCGGTCTGTGGAGCTGGACCCGGCATCCGAACTATTTCGGTGACTTCTGCGTGTGGTGGGGGCTGTTCCTGATCGTCTGCGACGATCCGGTGGTCGCGGCGGCGACACTCGTGAGTCCGCTGGTGATGAGCTATCTGCTGGTGGGCGGCAGCGGGAAGCGGCTGCTGGAGCGTCATATGGCGCGGCGGCCGGGCTTCGCGGAGTACGCCGCCCGTACGAGCGGTTTCTTCCCGCTCTCGCCGCGCAAGGCGGGCTGA
- a CDS encoding quaternary amine ABC transporter ATP-binding protein, producing MSRLQAEHLYKVFGARPEEAVRKLESGTDRDELRADGTTAAVIDASFSVDPGQIFVVMGLSGSGKSTLLRMLNGLLEPTAGRVLFDGQDLTALSASELRTVRSTKISMVFQHFALFPHRSVLENAGYGLEVQGVPRAERDRRATEALELAGLAGWEKAWPDELSGGMQQRVGLARALATDADLLLMDESFSALDPLIRRDMQDQLLELQKRLKKTIVFITHDLNEAMRLGDRIAVMRDGEIVQLGTAEDILVTPANEYVASFTQDVDRSRVLTAGAIMADADTAHGSRTDDGKELRTEKDVLAAAPATVTTSTPIIELFTPCSTSSVPVAVTDDEGRLVGVVPRARLLAVLGEPMTPADAPANTSAKTSAPVTDAGPTTLSVDKEAASA from the coding sequence GTGTCCAGGCTGCAGGCGGAACACCTGTACAAGGTATTCGGCGCACGACCCGAAGAAGCGGTGAGGAAGCTCGAAAGCGGCACGGACCGCGACGAGTTGCGCGCCGACGGTACGACCGCAGCGGTGATCGATGCCTCGTTCTCCGTCGATCCCGGTCAGATATTCGTCGTGATGGGCCTCTCCGGATCCGGCAAGTCCACGTTGTTGCGCATGCTCAACGGACTGCTGGAGCCGACGGCCGGGCGGGTGCTCTTCGACGGCCAGGACCTGACCGCCCTGAGCGCGTCAGAGCTGCGCACCGTGCGCTCCACCAAGATCAGCATGGTGTTCCAGCACTTCGCCCTCTTCCCGCACCGCAGCGTGCTGGAGAACGCGGGATACGGCCTGGAGGTCCAGGGCGTCCCGCGTGCGGAGCGCGACAGACGGGCCACCGAGGCCCTGGAGCTCGCGGGCCTGGCCGGCTGGGAGAAGGCCTGGCCCGACGAGCTCTCGGGCGGTATGCAGCAGCGTGTGGGCCTGGCCCGCGCGCTCGCCACCGACGCGGACCTGCTGCTCATGGACGAGTCGTTCAGCGCGCTCGACCCGCTGATCCGCCGTGACATGCAGGACCAGCTCCTGGAACTCCAGAAGCGGCTGAAGAAGACCATCGTCTTCATCACCCACGACCTCAACGAGGCCATGCGGCTCGGCGACCGGATCGCCGTGATGCGCGACGGCGAGATCGTCCAGCTGGGTACCGCCGAGGACATCCTCGTCACCCCGGCCAACGAATACGTCGCCTCCTTCACCCAGGACGTCGACCGCTCGCGCGTCCTGACCGCCGGGGCGATCATGGCGGACGCCGACACCGCCCATGGCAGCCGTACGGACGACGGCAAGGAACTGCGTACGGAGAAGGACGTGCTCGCGGCGGCGCCCGCCACCGTCACCACGAGCACCCCGATCATCGAGCTGTTCACCCCCTGCTCGACCAGCTCGGTCCCCGTCGCCGTCACCGACGACGAGGGGCGGCTGGTCGGAGTCGTACCGCGCGCCCGGCTGCTCGCCGTGCTCGGTGAGCCGATGACGCCCGCCGACGCGCCCGCGAACACGTCCGCGAAGACGTCCGCGCCGGTGACCGACGCCGGTCCGACGACGCTCTCCGTCGACAAGGAGGCGGCCAGTGCCTAG
- a CDS encoding ABC transporter permease encodes MSTNTLAQTWYMTQRQLMALVRQPIFLVIQLVQPVIWLFLFGNLFRKVVELGGFGTTSYLDYLIPGIVVMSALGSSMWAGMGTLEEIERGTLNRFLTTPVSRSALMNANVVQNGISTAVQSVIILLLGKLGGADYPGGAGGLFVLLVCAILLGSVFGALSNALGMLVRQRESIIGINTFLLLPLTFLSSAFMAPAQMPSWMARIADFNPVNWAMVAGRSAMSADPDWGDVLSRGGPPLVLAVVAVWLSTRTFRSYQKSV; translated from the coding sequence ATGAGCACCAACACCCTCGCCCAGACCTGGTACATGACGCAGCGTCAGCTCATGGCTCTGGTGCGACAGCCCATCTTTCTGGTGATCCAGCTCGTCCAGCCGGTGATCTGGCTCTTCCTCTTCGGCAACCTCTTCAGGAAAGTCGTCGAGCTCGGCGGCTTCGGCACCACGTCCTATCTGGACTATCTGATCCCGGGGATCGTGGTGATGAGCGCGCTCGGCTCCAGCATGTGGGCCGGCATGGGCACGCTGGAGGAGATCGAACGCGGCACGCTGAACCGCTTCCTGACCACGCCGGTCAGCCGAAGCGCCCTGATGAACGCCAACGTCGTGCAGAACGGCATCAGCACCGCCGTGCAGTCCGTGATCATCCTGCTGCTCGGGAAGCTCGGCGGGGCCGACTATCCGGGCGGCGCGGGCGGACTGTTCGTGCTGCTCGTCTGCGCGATCCTGCTCGGCTCGGTGTTCGGGGCGCTGTCCAACGCGCTGGGCATGCTGGTTCGGCAGCGTGAGTCGATCATCGGCATCAACACCTTCCTGCTGCTGCCGCTGACGTTCCTCTCGTCGGCCTTCATGGCGCCCGCCCAGATGCCGTCGTGGATGGCCAGGATCGCGGACTTCAACCCGGTGAACTGGGCCATGGTCGCGGGCCGTTCGGCGATGTCGGCCGATCCCGACTGGGGTGACGTACTGAGCCGGGGAGGGCCGCCGCTGGTGCTCGCGGTCGTCGCGGTGTGGCTGTCGACGCGGACGTTCCGCTCGTACCAGAAGTCCGTCTGA
- a CDS encoding siderophore-interacting protein, giving the protein MAAEPARKSPKVREARVIRTQRITPHMVRLVLGGDGPAGIEAGEFTDHYVKLLFAPRGVSYPEPFDMDRVREDFPREQWPTSRTYTVREWDPAAGEITIDFVVHGDEGLAGPWAAAARPGDTVRFLGPGGSYAPDPAADRHLFVGDESALPAIAASIEQAPENAVIQAFIEVEGPEEEQKIAAPAGAEIVWLHRGSRPVGEALVAAVRALDLPADDVHAFVHGEAGFVKELRRHLRHDRKIPRERLSISGYWRLGQNDEAWRAVKREWNEQVEREQESAKG; this is encoded by the coding sequence GTGGCAGCAGAGCCGGCCCGTAAGTCACCGAAGGTCCGCGAAGCGCGGGTGATACGCACCCAGCGCATCACTCCCCACATGGTGCGCCTGGTCCTCGGCGGCGACGGGCCCGCCGGGATCGAGGCGGGCGAGTTCACCGACCACTACGTGAAGCTGCTGTTCGCTCCCAGGGGCGTCAGCTATCCCGAGCCGTTCGACATGGACCGCGTCCGCGAGGACTTCCCGCGTGAGCAGTGGCCCACCAGCCGTACGTACACGGTGCGCGAATGGGACCCGGCCGCCGGGGAGATCACCATCGACTTCGTCGTGCACGGCGACGAGGGTCTGGCGGGACCGTGGGCCGCCGCAGCGCGCCCCGGTGACACGGTGCGGTTCCTGGGCCCCGGCGGGTCGTACGCCCCCGACCCGGCCGCCGACCGGCATCTGTTCGTGGGTGACGAGAGCGCGCTGCCCGCCATCGCCGCGTCGATCGAGCAGGCACCCGAGAACGCCGTGATCCAGGCCTTCATCGAGGTCGAAGGGCCCGAGGAGGAGCAGAAGATCGCCGCTCCCGCCGGGGCCGAGATCGTCTGGCTGCACCGCGGGAGCCGTCCCGTCGGCGAGGCACTGGTCGCCGCCGTACGGGCGCTGGACCTCCCCGCCGACGACGTCCACGCGTTCGTGCACGGCGAGGCCGGTTTCGTGAAGGAGCTGCGCCGCCATCTGCGCCACGACCGGAAGATCCCGCGCGAGCGGCTGTCGATCTCGGGCTACTGGCGGCTGGGCCAGAACGACGAGGCGTGGCGGGCCGTCAAGCGCGAGTGGAACGAGCAGGTGGAGCGCGAGCAGGAGAGCGCGAAGGGCTGA
- a CDS encoding ABC transporter ATP-binding protein translates to MTDRSTGAPAVEARNLVKTYPGDVTALTGMSLTVEAGTVLGLLGPNGAGKSTTVKILTTLARPDSGTATVAGHDVLRHPDRVRRSIGVVAQRSGADPMATGRENLLLQGRLYGLKGTELAARVDALLDRFDLADAARRPVRGYSGGMQRRLDVALGLVHRPEVLFLDEPTTGLDPEARTAMWDEIARLAGDEGLTILLTTHYLEEADRLAERIAIVDRGRVVVEGTPDELKGELHGDAVHLELRADGDRTVTAGVLDGLPGVRDVQIDGRRVSVRADDGPAAVPALLAALERSGATVAAATVARPSLDDVYLRYAGRRFAEAEADARRSADESDAPVLAAGGTR, encoded by the coding sequence ATGACCGATCGCAGTACCGGCGCGCCCGCGGTGGAGGCGCGCAATCTCGTGAAGACCTACCCGGGTGATGTCACCGCACTCACCGGGATGTCCCTCACCGTCGAGGCCGGTACGGTCCTCGGACTGCTGGGGCCCAACGGCGCCGGCAAGTCGACCACCGTCAAGATCCTCACCACCCTGGCCCGCCCCGACAGCGGCACGGCCACCGTCGCCGGGCACGACGTCCTGCGCCATCCCGACCGGGTACGGCGCTCGATCGGTGTCGTCGCCCAGCGCTCCGGCGCCGACCCCATGGCGACCGGCCGCGAGAACCTGCTCCTCCAGGGCCGTCTCTACGGCCTCAAGGGCACCGAACTGGCCGCGCGTGTCGACGCGTTGCTCGACCGCTTCGACCTCGCCGACGCCGCGAGGCGGCCGGTCAGGGGCTACTCGGGCGGGATGCAGCGCCGGCTCGACGTGGCACTCGGCTTGGTGCACCGGCCCGAAGTCCTTTTCCTGGACGAGCCGACGACCGGTCTCGACCCCGAGGCCCGTACGGCCATGTGGGACGAGATCGCCAGGCTCGCCGGTGACGAGGGCCTGACGATCCTGCTCACCACGCACTATCTGGAGGAGGCCGACCGGCTCGCCGAACGCATAGCGATCGTCGACCGCGGCCGGGTCGTTGTCGAGGGCACCCCCGACGAACTGAAGGGCGAACTGCACGGCGACGCCGTCCACTTGGAGCTGCGCGCCGACGGCGACCGTACGGTGACGGCCGGGGTGCTCGACGGGCTGCCCGGCGTACGCGACGTACAGATCGACGGCCGCAGGGTCAGCGTCCGGGCCGACGACGGCCCCGCCGCCGTACCCGCGCTGCTCGCCGCGCTGGAGCGGTCCGGAGCCACGGTCGCCGCGGCGACCGTGGCCCGCCCCTCCCTCGACGACGTCTATCTGCGCTACGCCGGACGCCGCTTCGCCGAGGCCGAGGCCGACGCCCGGCGGTCCGCCGACGAGTCCGATGCCCCCGTACTCGCCGCCGGAGGTACTCGATGA
- a CDS encoding PadR family transcriptional regulator: MGAKRRKLSNPLALAVMVLLSEHPMHPYEIAQTLRRRGKETSVKINFGSLYTVVQNLEKHGYVEVAEVQRQGNRPERTLYGLTGTGREEMLDWMADLVAVPAREFPLFETALSLIGVLPPDEAVVLLEERVDALDIQHAAVEAILSKLYERMPRLFVVETEFQLHMIAAQAKWIRGLLKDIADGSLTGLDGWRQLHTTGEVPEEWEKLEGEDPPKP; the protein is encoded by the coding sequence ATGGGAGCGAAGCGGCGCAAGCTCAGCAACCCACTGGCACTCGCCGTGATGGTGCTCCTCTCCGAGCACCCCATGCATCCCTACGAGATCGCCCAGACGCTGCGCCGACGCGGCAAGGAGACCAGCGTCAAGATCAACTTCGGTTCCCTCTACACCGTGGTCCAGAACCTGGAGAAGCACGGTTACGTCGAGGTCGCCGAGGTCCAGCGGCAGGGCAACCGTCCCGAACGCACCCTCTACGGCCTCACCGGGACCGGGCGCGAGGAGATGCTCGACTGGATGGCCGATCTCGTGGCCGTACCGGCGCGCGAGTTCCCGCTCTTCGAGACGGCGCTGTCGCTGATCGGGGTCCTGCCGCCGGACGAGGCGGTGGTGCTCCTGGAGGAGCGGGTCGACGCGCTGGACATCCAGCACGCGGCCGTCGAGGCCATCCTGTCGAAGCTGTACGAGCGAATGCCCCGCCTCTTCGTCGTGGAGACGGAGTTCCAGCTCCATATGATCGCCGCCCAGGCGAAGTGGATCCGGGGTCTCCTCAAGGACATCGCCGACGGATCGCTCACCGGCCTCGACGGCTGGCGGCAGCTCCACACGACCGGCGAGGTTCCGGAGGAATGGGAGAAGCTGGAGGGCGAGGACCCGCCGAAGCCCTGA